TTCATAGTTCCGGAACTTGTTATTGAAATAGATGCTGATGAGCAACTCCGGGCTATAAAGGGAGAACTTCCAGAAAACCTGGACTCAGATACTTTAAGAAAAGATGTTTTTGTGAAACTGAAGAATCGGATATCAAAAACAAACTATATAGAGCTGGTAAATAAGGCCAAGTCTGATATTTATGAAGGAGAGTATTACGAGATAAATTTATCTCACCCTCTGCAATTTGATATAGAAGGAGATAGCTGGGACTTGTATCAAGCAATGAAAAAAGTTGGTCCGGTTCCGTTTGGCGGTTATGCCAACATCAGTGATATTGCTATTTGCTGCTCATCTCCGGAACGATTTTTAGCAAGGGAAGGGGATAGAATATGGTCTCAACCCATAAAAGGTACTGCATCGAGGAAAGGGGAAGCAGATTCATCTAAGGATATAGAGAAGCTTAAAGGTTCCGAGAAAGAGCGGGCTGAAAACCTGATGATTGTAGATTTAGTAAGAAACGATTTAGGGAGAGTTGCGCAAAGAAATAGCGTTCGTGTATCGAATTTATTTGAGGTGCAGAGTTTTGAGACGGTACATCAGATGGTCTCAACGGTTGAGGCTAAGATTGAAGAAAAGGTTGAAAGCATAGATATTATAAAGAACTGTTTTCCTATGGGTTCGATGACGGGAGCACCAAAGATTGCCGCAATGAAGTCCATTGAAAACTATGAAAATTACCGCCGTGGAATTTACTCCGGTGCTTTGGGATATATAAAACCAAACGGCGATTTTGACTTTAACGTGATTATCAGGACCGCAATTATTGAAGGGGATAAACTGATTTATCCGGTTGGAGGAGCTATAACAAGCGATTCTAACCCGGAAGATGAATGGGAAGAAACTCTGATCAAAGCGAAAGCAATCACAAATATTTAATGGAATTTCAAAAAGCCTGAATGAAGACTTTGTATTGAGGGTTATAGAAATGAATAGAAAAAACACATCACATCGAAGGAAAAGAATGAAGGCAAGTACACTTGGAGAGCTTAAAGAGAGTGGTTGGGAATCAATATCAGTAAAAGAGGAAATACGGAAGAACTTAATCCAAAAAATGCGGAGTGGAGAAGAACTCTTTCCCGGAATTCTTGGATACGATAAAACGGTACTTCCGCAAATTCAGCACGCATTACTCTCCCGGCACGATATGATTCTTCTTGGGCTGCGTGGTCAGGCAAAGACACGAATCCTCCGAATGCTTGTCAACTTTATGGATGAGTATATCCCTATTGTAAAAGGTTCTGAAATAAATGATGACCCATTCAATCCACTATCAAAGTTCGCGAAAGACCTGGTAGAAGAAAAAGGAGATGAAACTCCGGTGGAATGGCTTCATCGTTCGTTCAGATACGGGGAGAAATTAGCTACGCCCGACACAACTGTGGCCGACTTGATAGGTGATATTGATCCCATTAAGGCCGCAACGAAGAAATTGACACTTGCTGATCAAAATGTGATCAACTTTGGGCTTATTCCCCGCACAAACCGCGGAATATTTGTAATTAACGAATTGCCAGATCTTCAACCTAGAATTCAGGTTGCCCTGTTGAATATCATGCAGGAGCGTGATATTCAGATCCGCGGGTTCAATGTTCGAATTCCGCTTGATATCTCAATGGCATTTTCTGCTAATCCTGAAGATTATACAAACAGAGGGAACATTATCACACCTCTTAAGGATAGAATTGATTCACAGATTATCACTCATTATCCAAAAGAACTGGAGACCGGAGTAAATATAACCAGGCAGGAAGCGTGGCAAGAGCGGGAGACTGGAATTAAAATCAACATCCCTGAGCTTTACAGAGAAGTGATAGAAAAAGCAGCTTTCGAGGCCAGAGATTCTGAATATGTAGATCAAAAAAGTGGTGTTTCTACGCGAATGACGATTACTGCCCTGGAGCAAGTAGTTTCTTCAGCTGAGCGAAGAGCTATTCTCAATGATGAGAAGGAAACAAATATCAGAGTAGCTGATCTTTATCATATGGTACCCGCACTAACCGGGAAAATTGAGTTAGTTTATGAAGGAGAACAGGAAGGGGCAATTAGTGTTGCCAAACATATTTTAGGTAAAGCGATAAGCAAAATCTTTAAAGCACATTTTCCTGACCCACAGGCAAAATCAGAAGACCAGAAATCAAGCTATAAAGAAATTATGGATTGGTTTGCTGATGGCAATGAGATTAACATTTCTGATACTTTGCCTAACAAAGAATACGAGAAAGCTCTTAAAGGCGTAGATGGGTTAGCTAAGCTGGTTAAAGATCATGCTAAAGGTGTGGATAAATCT
Above is a window of Balneola sp. DNA encoding:
- a CDS encoding magnesium chelatase → MKASTLGELKESGWESISVKEEIRKNLIQKMRSGEELFPGILGYDKTVLPQIQHALLSRHDMILLGLRGQAKTRILRMLVNFMDEYIPIVKGSEINDDPFNPLSKFAKDLVEEKGDETPVEWLHRSFRYGEKLATPDTTVADLIGDIDPIKAATKKLTLADQNVINFGLIPRTNRGIFVINELPDLQPRIQVALLNIMQERDIQIRGFNVRIPLDISMAFSANPEDYTNRGNIITPLKDRIDSQIITHYPKELETGVNITRQEAWQERETGIKINIPELYREVIEKAAFEARDSEYVDQKSGVSTRMTITALEQVVSSAERRAILNDEKETNIRVADLYHMVPALTGKIELVYEGEQEGAISVAKHILGKAISKIFKAHFPDPQAKSEDQKSSYKEIMDWFADGNEINISDTLPNKEYEKALKGVDGLAKLVKDHAKGVDKSEQFIWMDLVLEALHQNSMLSKQDLDDQTLYSDMLGSMFSSLGEIDDEGYDEFE